A single region of the Deferribacter autotrophicus genome encodes:
- a CDS encoding CoA-binding protein — protein sequence MQITDDFLKEFLENAKNIVIVGASNNPERASNGIMKFLMQKGYNCFPVNPKEEEVLGVKAYKSISDVPVTPDIVDVFRRSEFAPEIVKESIKKGAKLIWLQEEVYSEEAKKIAEEAGVPIIMDKCIYKEFMRLGLYAV from the coding sequence ATGCAAATTACAGATGATTTCTTGAAAGAGTTCTTAGAAAATGCAAAAAATATTGTTATTGTGGGCGCTTCAAATAATCCTGAGAGGGCAAGTAACGGTATTATGAAATTTTTGATGCAAAAGGGGTATAACTGTTTTCCCGTAAATCCTAAAGAGGAAGAAGTTTTAGGTGTTAAGGCATATAAATCAATTTCTGATGTTCCTGTTACACCGGATATAGTGGATGTTTTTAGAAGAAGCGAATTTGCTCCGGAGATTGTGAAAGAATCCATAAAAAAAGGTGCAAAGTTAATCTGGCTGCAGGAAGAGGTTTATTCTGAAGAGGCTAAAAAAATTGCCGAAGAAGCAGGCGTTCCTATTATCATGGATAAATGTATTTATAAAGAATTTATGAGGTTAGGATTGTACGCTGTGTAA
- a CDS encoding flagellar hook-basal body protein, with protein sequence MIKGLYSALSALNAATVYQENTANNIANVNTPGYKKIVTYNQELSKDGVKVYSLRDTKSPGYLIYTGRNLDLAINGNGYFKLADNNGEVFTRNGNFKMDKDGNIVDSNGRILLSIGKTGEVRVAPDGTVYIDKEPLGKIEIFSSSGKKIPENSYEILPGYLEASNVDMAREIVNMIVNQRYFQANMKSIKTADEMLGTIIDNLTT encoded by the coding sequence ATGATAAAAGGGTTGTACAGTGCTTTAAGTGCATTAAATGCTGCCACAGTATATCAGGAAAATACGGCTAACAATATAGCTAATGTAAATACGCCTGGATATAAAAAAATAGTAACATATAATCAGGAACTCTCAAAAGATGGCGTAAAAGTTTATTCTCTGCGAGATACTAAGTCACCTGGATATTTAATTTATACCGGAAGAAATCTTGATTTGGCAATTAATGGTAACGGTTATTTTAAACTTGCAGATAATAATGGAGAAGTTTTCACAAGAAACGGTAATTTTAAGATGGATAAAGATGGAAATATAGTGGATAGTAATGGAAGAATTTTGTTAAGTATCGGGAAAACAGGAGAGGTGAGAGTTGCTCCTGATGGGACGGTGTATATCGATAAAGAACCTTTGGGTAAAATCGAGATATTTAGCTCATCGGGAAAAAAGATCCCCGAAAATAGTTATGAAATTTTGCCTGGTTATCTTGAAGCTTCCAATGTAGATATGGCAAGAGAAATAGTAAATATGATAGTTAATCAAAGATATTTTCAAGCAAATATGAAAAGTATAAAGACAGCGGATGAAATGCTGGGTACCATCATAGATAATCTTACTACATAG
- a CDS encoding ABC transporter substrate-binding protein yields the protein MKPDIKIKDLLQKKPKAVNFFKSIGFKNIEKENSPLRLLTLNSLANMKKINVDTLISQLEEYLEIEENKADITLLEQNKKGDITIAGVLPCPVRIPLLEKINEKIEEFELSKNHQVNINLESASKGLEWMKEIIDFDNPDTIPDISISAGFEFFLYEKSKKLIKKGFFEDVVPTPLNSDFEDINLKDPYNALSVFSVVPAIFMVNLEELNGREIPKSWKDLIFGDYENLVSIPVGDFDLFNSILIHIYADYGEEGIERLQKIMFTGLHPTVAVKTQQMKNSQKPAVTVMPYFFSRMVGNLQTVKIIWPEDGAIISPIFALVRKDKKDKIKPLTDALISKEVGEILSHRGLFPSLNPEVKNTLIEPGNFKWVGWNYLFENNVEELIIRLNKRFESLAGVVK from the coding sequence ATGAAACCAGATATAAAAATAAAGGATCTTTTACAGAAAAAACCAAAAGCTGTAAATTTTTTCAAAAGTATTGGTTTTAAAAATATCGAAAAGGAAAATAGCCCTTTAAGATTGCTCACATTAAACTCTTTAGCCAATATGAAAAAGATAAATGTGGATACTCTAATAAGCCAATTGGAAGAATATCTTGAAATAGAAGAAAACAAAGCAGATATCACTCTCTTAGAGCAAAATAAAAAAGGTGATATAACCATTGCCGGTGTATTACCATGCCCTGTAAGAATACCTTTACTTGAGAAAATTAACGAAAAGATAGAAGAATTTGAACTCTCCAAAAATCATCAGGTAAACATTAACCTTGAGTCCGCATCAAAAGGCCTTGAATGGATGAAAGAAATAATAGACTTTGATAACCCTGATACTATCCCTGACATCTCTATTTCTGCAGGCTTTGAATTCTTTTTATACGAAAAATCCAAAAAATTAATCAAAAAAGGTTTTTTTGAAGATGTGGTACCAACCCCTTTAAATAGCGATTTTGAAGATATAAATCTCAAAGATCCTTACAATGCACTCTCCGTTTTTTCCGTGGTACCTGCCATCTTTATGGTAAATTTGGAAGAGTTAAATGGCAGGGAAATACCAAAATCATGGAAAGATCTCATTTTCGGTGATTATGAAAATCTTGTTTCAATACCCGTTGGAGATTTTGACTTGTTCAACAGTATATTAATCCACATCTATGCTGATTATGGTGAGGAAGGGATTGAAAGATTACAAAAAATCATGTTTACTGGACTTCATCCGACGGTTGCGGTAAAAACTCAGCAAATGAAAAACAGTCAAAAACCTGCTGTAACCGTTATGCCTTACTTCTTTTCCAGAATGGTGGGCAACTTACAAACGGTAAAAATTATCTGGCCAGAAGATGGAGCAATTATCAGTCCTATCTTTGCTCTTGTTAGAAAAGATAAAAAAGATAAAATAAAACCTCTTACTGATGCTCTCATATCAAAAGAAGTGGGTGAAATATTATCTCACAGAGGACTTTTCCCATCTTTAAACCCTGAAGTAAAAAACACACTTATTGAGCCCGGAAACTTCAAATGGGTGGGCTGGAACTATTTATTTGAAAACAATGTTGAAGAGTTAATAATTAGACTTAATAAACGTTTCGAATCATTAGCAGGAGTTGTCAAATGA
- a CDS encoding GTP-binding protein produces MKLITVSGPPSSGKTSIIIKATDELQNRGLKVAVVKFDCLSTDDDKIYAKKGVLVKKGLSGSICPDHYFVSNIEECFNWAKEQNVDILISESAGLCNRCSPHIKDILAVCVIDNLSGINTPKKIGPMLKGADIVVITKGDIVSQAEREVFALKVKIVNPKAFIMHVNGITGQGANELVNLLLKAKDTDSITENKLRFPMPAAVCSYCLGETRIGKQYQMGNVRKMEMGE; encoded by the coding sequence ATGAAACTTATAACAGTAAGCGGTCCTCCATCATCAGGGAAAACAAGTATTATTATTAAAGCCACTGATGAACTGCAAAATAGAGGTTTAAAAGTAGCAGTGGTAAAATTTGACTGTCTTTCCACTGATGATGATAAGATTTATGCTAAAAAAGGTGTACTTGTAAAAAAAGGATTATCAGGCTCCATCTGTCCAGATCATTATTTTGTAAGTAATATTGAGGAATGTTTTAATTGGGCAAAAGAGCAAAATGTTGATATCCTGATAAGTGAAAGTGCAGGACTTTGCAACAGATGTTCACCACATATAAAAGACATTTTAGCTGTTTGCGTTATCGATAATTTATCAGGGATTAACACCCCAAAAAAAATCGGCCCAATGCTTAAAGGTGCCGATATAGTCGTCATTACAAAGGGTGATATCGTATCTCAAGCTGAAAGAGAGGTTTTTGCATTGAAAGTCAAAATCGTTAATCCAAAGGCATTCATTATGCATGTAAACGGCATCACAGGCCAGGGAGCAAATGAACTTGTAAACCTTCTTTTAAAAGCAAAAGATACAGACTCAATCACTGAAAATAAATTAAGATTTCCCATGCCGGCAGCTGTTTGCTCTTATTGCCTTGGTGAAACAAGAATCGGCAAACAGTATCAAATGGGAAATGTAAGAAAAATGGAAATGGGTGAGTAA
- a CDS encoding ATP-binding cassette domain-containing protein, protein MKLNELLEKYPYVKDIFDSYNLTLENLDITLDQFLESINEDELQEHGVTKNEILATINNLIEEIKEIEEEEAKFNVETLTILGGFDKSGQKEDVEITIKKGEIISVVGPTGSGKSRLLADIEWLAQGDTNTKRTILINGQKPSLDFRYSTDKKLVAQLSQNMNFVVDLTVREFITLHAESRMVLNTEKVVQLIYEKANELAGERFDFDVPITSLSGGQSRALMIADTAFLSKSPIVLIDEIENAGINRKKALEILVSNDKIVIMATHDPILALLADKRLVINNGKIAKIIETTKEEKEILPALEKIDQKLLSIRNKLRDGFVINEIYMEV, encoded by the coding sequence ATGAAGTTGAATGAACTTTTAGAAAAATATCCTTACGTAAAAGATATTTTCGACAGTTATAATTTAACATTAGAAAACCTGGACATAACTCTGGATCAATTCTTAGAATCGATCAATGAAGATGAATTACAAGAACATGGTGTCACAAAAAATGAGATCCTTGCTACAATAAACAATCTCATAGAAGAAATTAAAGAAATTGAAGAGGAAGAAGCTAAATTTAATGTGGAAACCCTTACAATTCTCGGTGGTTTTGACAAGTCAGGACAGAAGGAAGATGTGGAAATAACCATTAAAAAAGGCGAGATCATCTCTGTTGTGGGCCCAACAGGTTCAGGAAAAAGTAGATTGCTTGCTGATATCGAATGGTTGGCACAGGGCGATACGAATACAAAAAGAACCATTTTAATAAACGGTCAAAAACCTTCTCTGGATTTTAGGTATTCCACAGATAAAAAACTTGTAGCCCAACTTTCACAAAACATGAATTTTGTTGTGGATTTAACAGTCAGAGAGTTTATCACCCTTCATGCGGAAAGCCGAATGGTTTTAAATACAGAAAAAGTGGTGCAACTAATTTATGAAAAAGCCAATGAGCTTGCAGGTGAAAGGTTTGACTTTGATGTACCCATTACCTCTTTAAGTGGTGGTCAATCAAGAGCATTGATGATAGCAGATACAGCATTTTTAAGTAAATCTCCCATTGTGCTTATTGACGAAATTGAAAATGCAGGAATAAACAGAAAAAAAGCTTTGGAGATATTAGTCAGCAACGACAAAATTGTTATCATGGCTACTCATGATCCAATCCTTGCTCTATTGGCTGATAAGAGGCTTGTTATAAACAATGGAAAAATTGCAAAAATAATTGAAACAACGAAAGAAGAAAAAGAAATTTTACCAGCTTTGGAGAAAATAGATCAAAAACTTTTGAGTATTAGAAACAAGCTTCGTGATGGCTTTGTAATAAACGAAATATATATGGAGGTATAA
- a CDS encoding nitrous oxide-stimulated promoter family protein — MFKRTLSKEKRIKKDAKVLKKFIKVYCKKNHLKNGVKEYKEGYCEDCYDLLHYALKRNEKCPLDPKPQCKHCTIHCYKPEYRAKIKEVMKFSGIYFLKRGRLDWVFHYFF; from the coding sequence ATGTTTAAAAGAACACTAAGCAAAGAAAAAAGGATAAAAAAAGACGCAAAAGTTCTAAAAAAATTTATAAAGGTCTATTGTAAGAAAAATCACTTAAAAAACGGTGTAAAAGAGTACAAAGAAGGATATTGTGAAGATTGTTACGACCTTCTACATTATGCTTTAAAAAGAAATGAAAAATGTCCTTTAGATCCTAAACCTCAATGTAAACATTGCACTATTCACTGTTATAAACCCGAATACAGAGCAAAAATCAAAGAAGTCATGAAATTTAGTGGAATTTATTTCCTAAAAAGAGGCAGACTTGATTGGGTATTTCATTATTTCTTCTGA
- a CDS encoding DUF2155 domain-containing protein yields the protein MKKLLFIFLAIAIACSQNTMKDEGESKTDIHAKPVQQETTVKAESPHETEQKVEKRIVVPDEVAKKFKSVIIAVKDNQEKKDIDTEIIIGQTSEVSGTPLSIQVEAFLPDFVMDESGVMTSKSAEENNPAVKVKIYKDKQLVFDGWVFGKFPTMHAFTDDRYSIVYKSALKK from the coding sequence ATGAAAAAACTTTTGTTTATTTTTTTAGCAATTGCAATTGCGTGTTCACAAAACACAATGAAAGATGAAGGAGAAAGTAAGACTGATATACATGCTAAACCAGTTCAGCAAGAAACAACCGTAAAGGCTGAAAGTCCTCATGAAACAGAACAAAAAGTAGAGAAAAGAATTGTTGTTCCAGATGAAGTAGCAAAGAAATTTAAAAGTGTAATTATCGCTGTTAAAGATAATCAAGAAAAAAAGGATATCGACACTGAAATAATTATTGGGCAAACTTCTGAAGTATCAGGAACCCCTCTATCAATTCAAGTGGAAGCGTTTTTACCTGACTTTGTTATGGATGAAAGTGGCGTAATGACATCTAAAAGTGCTGAAGAAAATAATCCGGCTGTTAAAGTGAAAATTTATAAAGATAAACAGCTTGTTTTTGATGGTTGGGTTTTTGGTAAGTTTCCTACAATGCATGCTTTTACTGATGATAGGTATTCTATAGTTTATAAAAGTGCTCTAAAAAAATAA
- a CDS encoding LytTR family transcriptional regulator DNA-binding domain-containing protein gives MKNSLKSIGFFRTHKSYLINLQYLSEMECEGNKCQLILKTPKKTFIIPLSRRNKTKLKGNLSIR, from the coding sequence ATAAAAAATAGTTTGAAATCTATAGGTTTCTTTAGAACTCACAAAAGTTATCTTATAAATTTACAATATTTAAGTGAAATGGAATGTGAAGGAAATAAATGTCAATTAATTCTTAAAACACCTAAAAAGACCTTTATTATTCCATTAAGTAGGCGTAATAAAACAAAATTAAAGGGTAATTTGTCCATTCGTTAG
- a CDS encoding 4Fe-4S dicluster domain-containing protein has translation MKAVLIFPERCIGCKHCELSCAIAHSQTKSLFSMFSEKIISKPRIHVEVGEDLLTFPNKCRHCNPAPCIEICPTNAIVRDESTEFVLVEYSKCITCGMCAIACPFGIITFDKTPNVMTNRSVNLKCDNCIERVEEGKEPACVEACKTNALVFGEINNLIGKKRKNITKTVTKSPDEAEEFELPENIKLWRSMLKHEAHSNKN, from the coding sequence ATGAAAGCCGTACTTATTTTTCCGGAAAGGTGCATTGGTTGTAAACATTGTGAACTATCGTGTGCTATTGCACATTCTCAAACAAAAAGTCTGTTTAGCATGTTTTCAGAGAAAATTATTTCAAAACCTAGAATTCATGTAGAAGTTGGTGAAGATCTTCTAACATTTCCAAACAAATGCAGACACTGTAATCCTGCTCCTTGCATAGAAATTTGTCCTACAAATGCTATTGTAAGAGATGAAAGTACCGAATTTGTTTTGGTGGAATATAGTAAATGTATAACATGTGGCATGTGTGCCATAGCTTGTCCTTTTGGAATAATCACATTTGATAAGACACCAAATGTAATGACTAACAGGAGTGTTAATCTAAAATGTGACAATTGTATTGAGAGAGTGGAAGAAGGTAAAGAACCTGCATGTGTTGAAGCATGCAAAACAAATGCTTTGGTATTTGGAGAAATAAATAATTTAATCGGCAAAAAACGGAAAAATATTACTAAAACAGTTACAAAATCTCCGGATGAAGCAGAGGAATTTGAATTACCAGAAAATATTAAATTGTGGCGAAGCATGTTAAAGCATGAAGCCCACTCAAACAAAAATTAA
- the cooS gene encoding anaerobic carbon-monoxide dehydrogenase catalytic subunit — translation MPKNWKPEDKSIDQATQEMIKKAEKENIETIWDRLEAQQPQCGYGQLGICCKNCFQGPCRIDPFGDGPKKGVCGATADTIVARNLARMIAAGAAAHSDHGRHVVIAMYEAIEHGAPYPIKDEKKLKSVAKKLGIAVDNREIKEIAKDVIKKAFEDFGKQDDSIINFADAYANDKRKQTWKDAGVAPRNIDREVVEIMHRTTMGVDHDTVSLIAQGIKASLGDGWGGSLIATEFQDILFGTPQIGKREANLGVLKEDYVNIVVHGHEPVLSEKIIEAAQDPELIELAKKYGAKGINAVGMCCTGLELLVRHGTPIAGNYLQQELAIVTGAVEAMVVDVQCIMPSLVDVARCFHTKIIDTSSLATFPGATHIKFDERKADEIAKEIVRTAVENFSNREKNKVQIPKGKSEAIGGFSVEATLEALGGSLQPLEDAIKSGTIRGIVGIVGCNNVKVKHNYNHITLTNELIKNDILIIGTGCWATACAEYGIFLPEYAKNAGDGLRTICESLGIPPALNMGSCVDCSRMLVLADLMARDLGVDISDLPLAGSATEAMTEKAVSIGTYFVASGIFTHLGTTPPVLGSQEVVKVLTENAFDIVGGAFYVEPDPVKAAKTLTEYIEKKRKALGI, via the coding sequence ATGCCTAAAAATTGGAAACCTGAAGATAAATCTATAGATCAGGCAACTCAAGAAATGATAAAAAAAGCAGAAAAAGAAAATATTGAAACTATATGGGATAGGTTGGAAGCTCAACAGCCACAATGCGGTTACGGTCAGCTGGGTATATGTTGTAAAAATTGTTTTCAGGGACCTTGTAGAATAGATCCTTTTGGTGATGGACCTAAGAAAGGGGTATGTGGAGCAACCGCAGATACCATAGTAGCAAGAAATTTAGCGAGAATGATAGCTGCGGGCGCTGCGGCTCATTCAGATCACGGTAGACATGTTGTCATAGCGATGTACGAAGCGATTGAACATGGTGCACCCTATCCTATAAAAGACGAAAAGAAATTAAAATCCGTTGCTAAAAAGCTTGGTATAGCCGTGGATAATAGGGAAATCAAAGAAATTGCAAAAGATGTAATAAAAAAAGCATTCGAAGACTTTGGGAAACAAGATGATAGTATCATAAATTTTGCTGATGCCTATGCAAATGATAAAAGGAAGCAAACATGGAAAGATGCTGGAGTTGCACCAAGAAATATTGACAGAGAAGTAGTAGAGATAATGCACAGAACAACTATGGGAGTTGATCATGACACCGTTTCTTTAATCGCTCAAGGTATAAAAGCTTCTCTTGGAGATGGATGGGGCGGATCTTTAATAGCCACTGAATTTCAGGATATACTTTTTGGAACACCGCAAATAGGAAAAAGAGAAGCAAATTTAGGCGTTCTTAAAGAAGATTATGTTAATATTGTTGTACATGGACATGAGCCTGTTCTTTCAGAAAAAATAATTGAGGCTGCACAAGATCCAGAGCTTATAGAGCTTGCAAAAAAATATGGCGCCAAAGGTATAAATGCAGTTGGAATGTGCTGTACAGGTCTTGAACTTTTGGTAAGACATGGCACTCCCATAGCTGGTAATTACTTACAACAGGAATTAGCTATAGTTACAGGTGCAGTTGAGGCAATGGTAGTTGATGTGCAATGTATAATGCCTTCTTTAGTAGATGTGGCAAGATGCTTCCATACAAAAATTATTGATACAAGCTCGTTGGCTACTTTTCCTGGTGCTACCCATATCAAATTTGATGAAAGAAAAGCAGACGAAATAGCAAAAGAAATAGTTAGAACAGCCGTTGAAAATTTTTCAAATAGAGAAAAAAACAAAGTTCAGATTCCAAAAGGCAAAAGTGAAGCAATAGGTGGTTTTTCCGTTGAAGCTACTCTTGAAGCATTAGGTGGCAGCTTACAACCACTAGAGGATGCAATAAAATCCGGTACAATTAGAGGAATAGTTGGTATAGTTGGCTGCAATAATGTTAAGGTAAAACATAATTATAATCATATTACTCTCACCAATGAGCTTATAAAAAACGATATTCTCATCATTGGAACCGGCTGTTGGGCAACAGCATGTGCGGAATACGGTATATTCTTACCTGAGTATGCGAAAAATGCTGGCGATGGATTAAGAACTATTTGCGAATCACTTGGTATTCCACCGGCTTTAAATATGGGCTCGTGTGTTGATTGTTCAAGGATGCTTGTACTTGCAGATTTGATGGCAAGAGATTTAGGGGTTGATATTTCGGATTTACCTCTTGCAGGTTCTGCTACTGAAGCAATGACGGAAAAAGCAGTTTCCATAGGGACATATTTTGTTGCTTCAGGAATATTCACCCATTTGGGTACTACACCTCCGGTTCTTGGCAGTCAAGAAGTTGTAAAAGTATTGACAGAAAATGCTTTTGATATTGTGGGTGGAGCATTTTATGTCGAACCGGATCCGGTAAAAGCAGCCAAAACTTTAACCGAGTATATAGAGAAAAAGAGAAAAGCTTTGGGAATTTAA
- a CDS encoding complex I 24 kDa subunit family protein, giving the protein MDAKTIDEIIEKYKNPSGMVLGILEEIQNINKYLSKDALIYVSKKINVPFSQLYSVATFYSFFNLNPVGEHIISVCTGTACHVKGAAEILKSLEYLLGITKEESTEDSKFFLTTHDGCFSLNAARCFGCCSMAPVIKVDDKMYGYVTIQNLPKILKEYGWSKK; this is encoded by the coding sequence ATGGATGCAAAAACCATAGATGAAATTATCGAAAAGTATAAAAATCCATCAGGTATGGTGTTAGGTATTTTGGAAGAAATACAAAATATCAATAAGTATTTATCTAAAGATGCATTGATTTATGTTTCAAAAAAAATCAATGTACCTTTTTCTCAATTGTATAGTGTGGCAACGTTTTATTCGTTTTTTAATTTAAATCCCGTAGGTGAACACATTATAAGCGTTTGTACGGGTACTGCATGTCATGTGAAAGGTGCTGCCGAGATACTTAAATCGCTGGAATACCTGCTTGGTATAACCAAAGAAGAATCTACAGAGGATTCGAAGTTTTTTTTAACCACTCATGATGGATGTTTTTCCCTAAATGCGGCTCGTTGTTTTGGTTGTTGCTCTATGGCACCTGTCATAAAGGTGGATGATAAAATGTATGGCTATGTAACAATCCAGAATCTACCAAAAATACTTAAAGAGTATGGCTGGAGTAAAAAATGA
- a CDS encoding NADH-quinone oxidoreductase subunit NuoF, translating to MKITSLEDLENIARKGLKKLNPDNKVRISVGFATCGISVGGDDVFKTFKEKIYERKLNNLELCKTGCIGFCGEEPLVNIKMPGKSIVVLHRVTPNDVDDILQKIENETYEFHKAFFKIDDWDHVTSKIHYGDGYENIPKWNEIKFFKPTKRVVLRNSGIINPEDIDEYIAVGGYRSLYKVIKSMTPDEIIEEVKKSGLRGRGGAGFPTGLKWEFAKKEQSDVKYVICNADEGDPGAYMNRNEMESDPHMIIEGMIIGAYATGATEGIIYIRAEYPLAVERFKKAINDAKKYGLLGEKILGSNFNFDIIVTEGAGAFVCGEETALIASVEGEIGRPRLKPPYPAQKGLWGKPTNINNVETWSNVPVIIAKGGDWFSKLGTQKSPGTKVFSLVGKVKNVGLVEVELGTTIDRIVNYIGNDGVNNGKIKAVQTGGPSGGCIPENLFNTPIDYEHLAAVGSIMGSGGIVVMDDDTCMVDTAKYFLDFSIDESCGKCVSCREGLKHMHDILDDITKGKATFEDIDTLKELAQTVKVTSLCGLGKTASNPVLTTLKYFYKEYEEHVKHKRCFARVCKDLIRYVIAKDECTGCTICAKRCPVNAINGEKGKPHIISQNVCVKCGICYDVCKFNSVKKLSEAIGGEK from the coding sequence ATGAAAATTACGTCATTGGAGGATTTGGAAAATATAGCCAGAAAAGGTTTAAAAAAATTAAATCCCGATAACAAAGTACGCATAAGTGTAGGATTTGCGACATGCGGTATTTCGGTAGGAGGGGATGATGTTTTTAAAACCTTTAAAGAGAAAATATATGAAAGAAAACTTAATAACTTAGAACTATGTAAGACAGGTTGTATAGGTTTTTGCGGAGAAGAACCTCTTGTAAATATAAAGATGCCGGGCAAAAGTATAGTAGTGCTACATAGAGTAACACCTAATGATGTGGATGATATATTGCAAAAAATAGAAAATGAAACATACGAGTTTCATAAGGCTTTCTTTAAAATAGATGATTGGGATCACGTAACATCCAAAATACATTATGGTGACGGTTATGAAAATATACCTAAATGGAATGAAATAAAATTTTTTAAACCTACTAAAAGAGTCGTGTTAAGAAATTCTGGAATTATAAATCCCGAAGATATCGATGAATATATTGCTGTGGGCGGATACAGATCCCTTTATAAAGTTATAAAAAGTATGACTCCTGATGAGATAATTGAAGAAGTAAAAAAATCCGGATTAAGAGGTAGAGGAGGAGCAGGATTTCCAACCGGATTGAAATGGGAATTTGCAAAGAAAGAACAAAGTGATGTCAAATATGTTATATGCAATGCGGATGAAGGTGATCCGGGTGCTTATATGAATCGAAATGAAATGGAATCTGATCCACATATGATAATTGAGGGAATGATAATAGGAGCCTATGCGACAGGGGCAACCGAAGGTATAATTTATATAAGAGCCGAATATCCTCTGGCTGTAGAAAGGTTTAAAAAGGCTATAAATGACGCCAAGAAGTACGGATTATTGGGAGAAAAGATATTGGGAAGTAACTTTAATTTTGACATAATAGTAACAGAAGGAGCAGGTGCTTTTGTATGTGGTGAAGAAACAGCTTTAATAGCTTCTGTGGAAGGGGAAATAGGAAGACCGAGATTAAAACCACCGTATCCTGCTCAAAAAGGGTTATGGGGTAAACCGACAAATATTAACAACGTTGAAACATGGAGTAATGTCCCCGTAATAATAGCAAAGGGTGGTGATTGGTTTTCCAAACTTGGGACCCAAAAAAGTCCTGGTACAAAAGTATTTTCTCTTGTTGGAAAAGTTAAGAACGTTGGTTTAGTTGAAGTGGAGTTAGGAACCACTATTGATAGGATAGTTAATTATATAGGAAATGATGGCGTTAACAACGGGAAAATTAAGGCAGTTCAGACGGGAGGTCCCTCAGGCGGATGTATCCCTGAAAATTTGTTTAATACTCCGATAGATTATGAACATCTTGCTGCGGTAGGATCTATTATGGGTTCCGGTGGAATAGTAGTGATGGATGATGATACTTGTATGGTAGATACAGCAAAATACTTTCTTGATTTCTCTATAGATGAATCATGCGGTAAATGTGTATCTTGCAGAGAAGGATTAAAACATATGCATGATATATTGGATGATATTACAAAAGGAAAAGCGACATTTGAAGATATTGATACATTGAAAGAACTTGCTCAAACTGTAAAAGTAACATCTCTTTGCGGTCTAGGAAAAACCGCCTCAAATCCTGTTTTAACTACATTGAAGTATTTTTATAAAGAGTATGAAGAGCATGTGAAACATAAACGCTGTTTTGCTAGAGTATGTAAAGATTTGATTCGGTATGTAATAGCCAAAGATGAATGTACGGGATGTACCATTTGTGCGAAAAGATGTCCCGTAAATGCCATCAACGGAGAAAAAGGCAAGCCTCACATCATTAGTCAAAATGTATGTGTAAAATGTGGAATATGTTATGACGTATGTAAATTTAATTCAGTTAAAAAATTATCTGAAGCTATAGGCGGTGAGAAATGA